In Triticum aestivum cultivar Chinese Spring chromosome 5B, IWGSC CS RefSeq v2.1, whole genome shotgun sequence, the following proteins share a genomic window:
- the LOC123111228 gene encoding cytochrome P450 90A4 has protein sequence MDAGALQLAAAAVAIVVAALVCRWFLVACAVGVRKQRPRLPPGSTGLPLIGETLRLISAYKTPDPEPFIDERVARHGGVFTTHIFGERTVFSADPAFNRLLLAAEGRAVSCSYPSSITTLLGARSLLLTRGTAHKRLHSLTLTRLGRPASQPLLAHIERLVLATMRQWEPTATVRLLDEAKKITFNLTVKQLVSIEPGPWTESLRREYVKLIDGFFSIPFPFASFLPFTTYGQALKSRKKVAGALREVIRKRMEERGEEKGVKEEMDGKREKKDMVEELLEAEGGSFSEEEMVDFCLSLLVAGYETTSVLMTVAVKFLTETPAALAQLKEEHENMTKMKGENQPLEWVDYKSMTFTQCVINETLRVANIIGGVFRRANTDIHFKGYTIPKGCKIFASFRAVHLNNEHYENARTFDPWRWQSNNKLQNEVGANLFTPFGGGPRLCPGYELARVVISVFLHHLVMRFSWEAAEEDRLVFFPTTRTLKGYPINLRRRSKSV, from the exons ATGGACGCCGGCGCGCtccagctcgccgccgccgccgttgccatcGTCGTCGCCGCGTTGGTATGCAGATGGTTCCTTGTGGCGTGCGCGGTCGGGGTCCGGAAGCAGAGGCCGCGGCTACCGCCGGGTAGCACGGGGTTGCCCCTGATCGGCGAGACGCTGCGGCTGATCTCTGCATACAAGACGCCCGACCCGGAGCCCTTCATTGATGAGCGCGTGGCGCGGCACGGGGGCGtgttcaccacccacatcttcggCGAGCgcaccgtcttctccgccgaccCGGCCTTcaaccgcctcctcctcgccgccgaggGCCGCGCCGTGAGCTGCAGCTACCCTTCCTCCATCACCACGCTCCTCGGCGCGCGCTCCCTGCTCCTCACACGGGGCACCGCCCACAAGCGCCTCCACTCGCTCACCCTCACCCGCCTCGGGCGCCCCGCCTCGCAGCCCCTGCTCGCGCACATCGAGCGCCTCGTGCTCGCCACCATGCGCCAGTGGGAGCCCACCGCCACCGTGCGTCTCCTCGACGAGGCAAAGAAGATCACCTTCAACCTCACCGTCAAGCAGCTCGTCAGCATCGAGCCCGGGCCCTGGACCGAGAGCCTCCGCCGCGAATACGTCAAGCTCATCGACGGCTTCTTCTCCATCCCCTTCCCTTTCGCCTCATTCCTCCCCTTCACCACCTACGGCCAGGCCCTCAAG TCGAGGAAGAAGGTGGCCGGAGCGTTGAGGGAGGTGATAAGGAAGAGGATggaggagagaggagaggagaaaggagtgaaggaggagatggacggaaagagggagaagaaggacaTGGTGGAGGAGCTTCTTGAGGCGGAGGGTGGGAGCTTCTCGGAGGAGGAGATGGTGGACTTCTGCCTGTCCCTGCTCGTTGCTGGGTACGAGACCACTTCCGTCCTCATGACGGTGGCCGTCAAGTTCCTCACCGAGACGCCGGCGGCGCTGGCACAGCTCAAG GAAGAGCATGAAAATATGACAAAGATGAAAGGTGAAAATCAACCCCTAGAGTGGGTCGATTACAAGTCAATGACCTTCACCCAATGT GTGATAAATGAGACACTTCGTGTGGCTAACATAATCGGTGGGGTATTTAGGCGAGCAAACACTGATATTCATTTTAAAG GTTACACTATCCCGAAGGGCTGCAAAATATTTGCTTCGTTCCGAGCTGTGCACCTCAACAATGAACACTATGAGAACGCCCGGACGTTTGACCCATGGAGATGGCAG AGCAACAACAAACTTCAGAACGAGGTAGGGGCCAACTTATTTACTCCCTTTGGCGGTGGACCTCGGTTGTGCCCTGGCTACGAGCTCGCTCGGGTTGTCATCTCTGTTTTCCTCCATCATCTTGTAATGCGCTTTAG CTGGGAAGCGGCCGAGGAAGATAGGCTCGTCTTCTTTCCCACCACTCGAACCCTCAAAGGATATCCGATCAATCTCAGGCGGCGATCGAAGTCTGTTTGA